One part of the Candidatus Kouleothrix ribensis genome encodes these proteins:
- a CDS encoding CBS domain-containing protein gives MHVREIMTSAVISVPADSTIEDAARILARHRISGLPVVTSDGALVGLVTEYDFISKQGQTVSDIMSRGVISVTEDTDVEEVSHLLTNRRIRRVPVLRGDRLVGIVSRSDLIKQIAMRWVCPVCGEVVRGPEAPEQCPRCHAPKSAFTHEAMNPGM, from the coding sequence ATGCATGTTCGCGAGATTATGACCTCGGCCGTGATCAGCGTGCCGGCCGACAGCACGATCGAAGACGCGGCGCGGATTTTGGCACGCCACCGCATTAGCGGGCTGCCGGTAGTTACAAGCGACGGCGCGCTGGTAGGGCTGGTCACCGAGTACGACTTCATCTCAAAGCAGGGCCAGACCGTCAGCGATATTATGAGCCGCGGCGTGATCAGTGTGACCGAAGACACTGATGTGGAGGAGGTATCGCACCTGCTGACCAACCGGCGCATCCGGCGCGTGCCGGTGCTGCGGGGGGATCGGCTGGTCGGTATTGTCAGCCGATCCGACCTGATCAAGCAGATCGCCATGCGCTGGGTCTGCCCGGTGTGTGGCGAGGTCGTTCGCGGGCCTGAAGCGCCTGAGCAGTGCCCACGCTGCCACGCCCCCAAGAGTGCCTTCACCCACGAGGCCATGAACCCTGGAATGTAG
- the pdhA gene encoding pyruvate dehydrogenase (acetyl-transferring) E1 component subunit alpha produces MAKQTNVQADGAAEVRRDLASEDPEQLKHYYYQMLLIRRFEERAGEMYTKAKIGGYCHLNLGEEATIVGLAAALTPADYIFTNYREHGYIIARGVAPGPVMAELFGKETGVSRGRGGSMHLFDAASHFMGGYAIVGGQLPLATGAAYALKHQGREGVVICQMGDATTNIGAWHESLNLAALWNLPVIYLVVNNGYGMGTTVAEGAAEPDLYKRGCAYRMHGERVDGRDVLAMRDATRRLRTRAEQDGQPAILEAVSFRFRGHSVIDADRYRDPEEVKRGRALDPISMFAHQLSDAGIADDAWLKETATRVEREVQEAIDFAEKSPNPKIEDLFDFMYATPVPNTPGRAEAAAIARQIQGGR; encoded by the coding sequence ATGGCGAAACAGACCAACGTGCAGGCCGACGGCGCCGCCGAGGTACGGCGCGATCTGGCGAGCGAGGACCCCGAGCAGCTCAAACACTACTACTACCAGATGCTGCTGATCCGCCGCTTCGAAGAGCGCGCCGGCGAGATGTACACGAAGGCCAAAATCGGCGGTTACTGCCACCTCAATCTGGGCGAAGAGGCGACGATTGTCGGCCTGGCGGCGGCGCTGACGCCGGCAGACTATATCTTCACCAACTATCGCGAGCACGGCTACATTATCGCACGTGGGGTTGCGCCTGGCCCGGTGATGGCCGAGCTGTTCGGCAAAGAGACCGGCGTGTCGCGCGGGCGCGGCGGCTCGATGCACCTGTTCGATGCCGCCAGCCACTTCATGGGCGGGTATGCGATCGTTGGCGGGCAGCTGCCGCTGGCCACCGGTGCGGCCTACGCGCTGAAACACCAGGGCCGCGAGGGCGTGGTGATCTGCCAGATGGGCGACGCCACCACCAACATCGGCGCCTGGCACGAGTCGTTGAACCTGGCAGCGCTGTGGAACCTGCCGGTGATCTACCTGGTGGTGAATAACGGCTATGGCATGGGCACCACCGTCGCCGAGGGCGCAGCCGAGCCCGACCTGTATAAGCGCGGCTGTGCGTACCGCATGCATGGCGAGCGTGTCGATGGCCGCGATGTGCTGGCCATGCGCGACGCAACCCGCCGGCTGCGCACGCGCGCCGAGCAGGACGGGCAGCCGGCCATCCTCGAGGCGGTCAGCTTCCGCTTCCGCGGCCACTCGGTGATCGATGCCGACCGCTACCGCGACCCCGAGGAGGTCAAGCGCGGCCGGGCGCTCGACCCGATCTCGATGTTCGCACACCAGCTGAGCGACGCCGGCATTGCCGACGACGCCTGGCTCAAAGAGACGGCGACGCGGGTCGAACGCGAGGTGCAGGAGGCGATCGACTTCGCCGAGAAGAGCCCCAACCCCAAGATCGAAGATCTATTTGACTTCATGTACGCGACGCCGGTGCCAAATACACCCGGCCGGGCCGAGGCCGCCGCAATCGCCCGGCAGATCCAAGGAGGGCGGTAG
- a CDS encoding oligosaccharide flippase family protein, which yields MQLTSKTIAFLIGTAALLPLLGLAAWLWRRFYRDDERNTARRVLKNSALPIVATLINKVVDLGFAAITLRAIGQAGNGAYALATTIVGLYLVTITNWGLNDLTVREVAADHARAPRLFSITLLLRGLLTLASVPLAAAIAGAYLLIDNPLSDATLAALAILVLHLLPSALAAACSASFQAFQRMEIPASIALVTNVLKVLLGTLMFLLVPGVAGRVIGLAVLALLITSFNALVFFALQQRLLFRFRLEWDWPAARGLLREAFPLMLNSLLLGVFFKFDSLILRGYGTDAVVGAYDAAYKWIGMTQIVPPYFVAALFPVLARHAANDRPALLRTYRQAAALLQLLAWPLAVGVMLLAPQLIVLLGGATYLPAASRALAILIWYLPLSYFNGVTQYVLIALRRQRYISIAFGIAALANVLLNLVLIGVNPAIGYIYAAGVTVATEAVLLMPFVTILRREGALLPIAALMWRPALAALLMGAAMLAVYTVGPPGLLAALVATPVYVAALWALGAFGADERALVRRVLGRA from the coding sequence ATGCAACTCACCAGCAAGACGATCGCATTCCTGATCGGCACAGCCGCGCTGCTGCCGCTGCTCGGGCTGGCGGCCTGGCTGTGGCGGCGCTTCTACCGCGACGACGAGCGCAACACCGCGCGGCGGGTGCTGAAGAATAGCGCCCTGCCGATCGTGGCCACCCTGATCAATAAAGTCGTCGACCTGGGCTTCGCCGCGATTACGCTGCGTGCGATCGGCCAGGCCGGCAATGGTGCCTACGCCCTGGCTACCACGATCGTCGGGCTATACCTGGTGACGATCACCAACTGGGGCTTGAACGACCTGACTGTGCGCGAGGTTGCGGCCGACCACGCGCGCGCGCCGCGGCTATTCAGCATCACGCTGCTGCTGCGTGGCCTGCTGACACTGGCCTCGGTGCCGCTGGCCGCCGCGATTGCCGGCGCCTACCTGCTGATCGACAACCCGCTGAGCGATGCCACGCTGGCCGCGCTGGCCATCCTGGTGCTGCACCTGCTGCCCTCGGCGCTGGCGGCAGCCTGCTCGGCCTCGTTTCAGGCCTTCCAGCGTATGGAGATCCCGGCCTCGATCGCGCTGGTGACCAACGTGCTCAAGGTGCTGCTCGGCACGCTCATGTTCCTGCTGGTGCCCGGTGTCGCGGGCCGTGTGATCGGCCTGGCCGTGCTGGCGCTGCTGATCACCAGCTTCAACGCGCTGGTGTTCTTCGCGCTACAGCAGCGCCTGCTGTTCCGCTTCCGGCTCGAGTGGGATTGGCCAGCCGCGCGCGGGCTGCTGCGCGAGGCCTTCCCGCTGATGCTCAACAGCCTGCTGCTGGGCGTGTTCTTCAAGTTCGACTCGCTGATCCTGCGCGGGTATGGCACCGATGCGGTGGTGGGCGCCTACGATGCGGCCTACAAGTGGATCGGCATGACCCAGATCGTGCCGCCGTATTTCGTGGCCGCGCTGTTCCCGGTGCTGGCGCGCCACGCCGCCAACGACCGGCCGGCGCTGCTGCGCACCTACCGCCAGGCCGCCGCGCTGCTACAGCTGCTGGCCTGGCCGCTGGCCGTGGGTGTGATGCTGCTGGCCCCGCAGCTGATCGTGCTGCTGGGCGGCGCGACCTACCTGCCGGCCGCCTCGCGTGCGCTGGCGATTCTGATCTGGTACCTGCCGCTGTCGTATTTCAATGGCGTCACTCAGTATGTGCTGATCGCGCTGCGCCGGCAGCGCTATATCTCGATCGCCTTCGGCATCGCCGCGCTGGCGAACGTGCTGCTCAATCTGGTTCTGATCGGCGTGAACCCGGCGATTGGCTATATCTACGCCGCCGGCGTGACGGTTGCGACCGAGGCGGTGCTGCTGATGCCGTTCGTGACGATCTTGCGCCGCGAGGGCGCGCTACTGCCGATCGCGGCGCTGATGTGGCGGCCGGCGCTGGCGGCGCTGCTGATGGGCGCGGCTATGCTGGCGGTGTATACGGTTGGCCCGCCGGGGCTGCTGGCGGCGCTCGTGGCTACGCCAGTGTATGTGGCTGCGCTGTGGGCGCTCGGCGCGTTTGGTGCCGACGAGCGCGCGCTGGTGCGGCGCGTGCTCGGGCGCGCGTAG
- a CDS encoding 2-oxo acid dehydrogenase subunit E2, with product MAEVTMPRLSDTMSEGSVGRWLKKPGDTIENGEIIAEIETDKATMELQSFESGTLQQILVEEGKIVPIGQVIALIGDGAAAAPAQPPAAAPTQPPAAAAPAAPAAAPAAAAPAQPAADQHIKASPLARKLAAERGIDLRQVQGSGPGGRIIKENIESFQPQAAQPAPAPAAPAPQAQPAPAPAPNPAAEPLGRMRRAIARAMNESKPGVPHIYVTVEIAMGAAMQLRKQINDSSAAEVKVSVNDLVVKAAAKALVKLPAVNTSFASTAEGQPGLVAHSGVHISVAVALDDGLIAPVVRDADKKSIGTIAAEVKDMAGRARAGKIKQSELEGATFQVTNLGMYGVVEFGSIITVPQAASLAVGAVRQVPVVRDGQVVVGEVMNVTLSADHRIVDGAVAAQYLAELRALLEAPMRLLV from the coding sequence ATGGCAGAAGTAACCATGCCGCGGCTCAGCGACACGATGTCGGAAGGCTCGGTGGGCCGCTGGCTGAAGAAACCCGGCGACACGATCGAGAATGGCGAGATCATCGCCGAGATCGAGACCGACAAAGCCACCATGGAGCTGCAGTCGTTCGAGAGCGGCACGCTGCAGCAGATCCTGGTCGAAGAGGGCAAGATCGTGCCGATCGGCCAGGTGATCGCGCTGATCGGCGACGGCGCGGCAGCCGCACCAGCCCAGCCGCCCGCCGCCGCACCAACCCAGCCGCCCGCCGCCGCTGCACCGGCCGCGCCTGCCGCTGCACCCGCTGCCGCCGCGCCCGCCCAGCCGGCAGCAGATCAGCATATCAAGGCCTCGCCGCTGGCGCGCAAGCTCGCAGCCGAGCGCGGGATCGACCTGCGCCAGGTGCAGGGCAGCGGGCCGGGCGGCCGGATCATCAAAGAGAACATCGAGAGCTTCCAGCCACAGGCGGCCCAGCCGGCGCCCGCGCCGGCCGCCCCGGCGCCGCAGGCCCAGCCGGCACCCGCGCCCGCGCCCAACCCCGCAGCCGAGCCGCTGGGGCGCATGCGCCGCGCAATCGCGCGGGCCATGAACGAGTCGAAGCCGGGCGTACCGCATATCTACGTCACAGTCGAGATCGCTATGGGCGCGGCGATGCAGCTACGCAAACAGATCAACGACAGCAGCGCCGCCGAGGTAAAAGTGTCGGTGAACGACCTGGTGGTGAAGGCTGCCGCCAAGGCGCTCGTCAAACTACCGGCAGTCAACACCAGCTTCGCCAGCACCGCCGAAGGCCAGCCGGGCCTGGTAGCGCACAGCGGCGTACACATCAGCGTGGCAGTGGCGCTAGACGACGGCCTGATCGCGCCAGTGGTGCGCGACGCCGACAAGAAGAGCATCGGCACGATCGCGGCCGAAGTGAAAGACATGGCCGGCCGCGCGCGCGCGGGCAAGATCAAACAGAGCGAGCTCGAAGGCGCGACCTTCCAGGTGACCAACCTGGGCATGTATGGCGTGGTCGAGTTTGGCTCGATCATCACCGTGCCACAGGCAGCCTCGCTGGCTGTTGGGGCGGTGCGCCAGGTGCCGGTGGTGCGCGACGGCCAGGTGGTAGTAGGCGAGGTGATGAACGTCACGCTCAGCGCCGACCACCGGATCGTCGACGGGGCGGTGGCGGCGCAGTACCTGGCCGAGCTGCGCGCGCTGCTTGAAGCGCCCATGCGCCTGCTGGTATAA
- a CDS encoding Glu/Leu/Phe/Val dehydrogenase yields MAPETENAFEYAQRQFDIAAELLNLDSGLRRILRVPQRELSVNFPVKMDDGSIEVFSGFRVQHNITRGPAKGGIRYHPDVSIDEVRALAMWMTWKCGTVNIPYGGAKGAVVVDPKRLSKGELERLTRRYTSEISLLIGPDRDIPAPDVGTTAQEMAWIMDTYSMQSGHTVPAVVTGKPINIGGSQGRIESPGLGLVYVMREASRHLSFDITGARVVIQGFGQVGSVCARVLDELGATVVAVSDSQGGIYNRTGLPIGDVLAHKHRTGSLANFPDSDRVSNAELLELPCDILIPAALENQITAANAGKIQARVIGEAANGPVTPAADEILYDKGVFVIPDILAGAGGVTVSYFEWVQGLQEFFWTEREVNAQLERVMVNAFQHALRTAQERRVHMRTAAYLLAVERVAQSTMTRGIYP; encoded by the coding sequence ATGGCGCCAGAGACCGAGAATGCGTTTGAGTATGCCCAGCGGCAGTTCGATATCGCCGCCGAGCTGCTCAACCTCGATAGTGGGTTGCGCCGTATTCTGCGTGTGCCTCAGCGTGAGCTATCGGTCAATTTCCCGGTGAAGATGGACGACGGCAGCATCGAGGTGTTCAGCGGCTTTCGTGTGCAGCATAATATTACGCGCGGCCCGGCCAAGGGCGGCATCCGCTACCACCCCGATGTGAGTATCGACGAAGTGCGCGCGCTGGCGATGTGGATGACCTGGAAGTGCGGCACGGTTAACATTCCCTACGGCGGCGCGAAGGGCGCGGTCGTCGTCGATCCAAAGCGGCTTTCGAAGGGCGAGCTCGAGCGGCTTACGCGCCGCTACACCAGCGAGATCTCGCTGCTGATCGGCCCCGACCGCGATATTCCTGCGCCCGATGTCGGCACCACCGCGCAAGAGATGGCCTGGATCATGGATACCTATTCCATGCAGTCCGGCCACACTGTCCCGGCGGTCGTCACTGGTAAGCCGATCAATATCGGCGGCTCGCAGGGGCGGATCGAGTCGCCCGGCCTGGGCCTGGTGTATGTGATGCGCGAGGCTTCGCGGCACCTGAGCTTCGATATCACCGGCGCCAGGGTGGTCATCCAGGGCTTCGGCCAGGTCGGCAGTGTGTGCGCACGCGTGCTCGACGAGCTGGGTGCTACGGTGGTGGCCGTGAGCGATAGCCAGGGTGGGATCTATAACCGCACCGGCCTGCCGATCGGCGACGTGCTGGCGCATAAGCACCGCACCGGTAGCCTCGCCAATTTCCCCGACTCCGACCGGGTCAGCAATGCCGAGCTGCTCGAGCTGCCATGCGATATCCTCATCCCGGCGGCGCTCGAGAACCAGATCACTGCCGCGAACGCCGGCAAGATCCAGGCGCGCGTGATCGGCGAGGCCGCCAACGGCCCGGTGACGCCGGCTGCCGACGAGATTCTGTACGATAAGGGCGTGTTCGTGATCCCCGACATTCTGGCCGGCGCCGGTGGCGTGACGGTCAGCTATTTCGAGTGGGTCCAGGGCCTGCAAGAGTTCTTCTGGACCGAGCGCGAGGTGAATGCCCAGCTCGAGCGCGTGATGGTCAATGCGTTCCAGCACGCCCTGCGCACCGCTCAGGAGCGCCGCGTGCATATGCGCACGGCCGCGTATCTGCTGGCGGTCGAGCGCGTGGCTCAATCGACCATGACCCGCGGTATCTACCCGTAG
- a CDS encoding ABC transporter ATP-binding protein, which translates to MPETTEFRVPQAHYYDRRGPLRWTIAHIWRYRLFALLTLGCYTLAWLVYARAPVLIGRAAEEILHPSAPGGLLTIALTILALLITDGLAMLGGSLAGEHVAARVTVDARDELYISLLGKSQAFHDRQRVGDIMARATDDVAQLGSMVMPGASLSFEMLMGLVVPLAYIGMLRLELLAVPLAFIVSYIILVRRYMRRLIPVSRSQRDQFGRLNAGLEETVSGIEVVKASAQEHFERRKYRGSARLLRDYFVQQGRIEARYLPLLVYGFALGLLLLHALLLYRQGRIGIAEVIGAVGLMNLLRFPTFISVFAFSTVQSGLASAARILQIIRAESRLDENPQGYSAPLAGAISFENVSFGYQEPGATAPEPHTAGSAQALGSRFVVLQNISFEIRPGQTIAIVGQTGSGKSALTQLVNRTYDASAGRVLIDGVDVRDWSLQSLRSQIAKIEQDVFLFSRTIAENIAFGAPAASQEQIEQAAREAQAHDFIVSFPAGYQTVLGERGVTLSGGQRQRIALARAFLNNPRILILDDSTSAIDSATEDQIQRAIRRAQQGRTTLLITHRLAQIRWADHILLLDQGRVVASGTHDQLLHSSAHYRRIFARYDVALPPLAEEEQPVGSV; encoded by the coding sequence GTGCCAGAAACGACCGAGTTCCGCGTACCACAGGCGCACTACTACGATCGGCGCGGCCCGCTGCGCTGGACGATCGCACATATCTGGCGCTACCGGTTGTTCGCGCTGCTGACGCTGGGCTGCTATACGCTGGCCTGGCTGGTATATGCGCGCGCGCCGGTGCTGATCGGCCGGGCGGCTGAGGAGATCCTGCACCCCAGCGCGCCAGGCGGGCTACTGACGATCGCGCTGACCATTCTGGCGCTGCTGATCACCGATGGGCTGGCTATGCTGGGGGGCAGCCTGGCCGGCGAGCACGTGGCTGCACGCGTCACTGTCGACGCGCGCGACGAGCTGTATATCAGCCTGCTCGGTAAGAGCCAGGCCTTCCACGACCGCCAGCGTGTCGGCGATATTATGGCGCGCGCCACCGACGACGTGGCCCAGCTGGGCAGCATGGTTATGCCCGGCGCCAGCCTGAGCTTCGAGATGCTCATGGGCCTGGTGGTGCCGCTGGCCTACATTGGCATGCTGCGGCTCGAGCTGCTGGCCGTGCCGCTGGCCTTCATTGTCAGCTACATCATCCTGGTGCGGCGCTACATGCGCCGGCTGATACCAGTGTCGCGCAGCCAGCGCGACCAGTTCGGCCGGCTCAACGCCGGACTCGAAGAGACTGTCTCGGGCATCGAGGTGGTGAAGGCCAGCGCGCAGGAGCATTTCGAGCGCCGCAAGTATCGCGGTAGCGCACGCCTGCTGCGCGACTATTTCGTGCAGCAAGGCCGGATCGAAGCGCGCTACCTGCCGCTGCTGGTTTACGGCTTCGCGCTGGGGCTGCTGCTGCTGCACGCACTGCTGCTCTACCGCCAGGGCCGTATCGGTATCGCCGAGGTAATCGGCGCGGTCGGGCTCATGAATCTGCTGCGCTTCCCGACCTTCATCTCGGTGTTTGCGTTCTCGACGGTGCAATCGGGGCTGGCCAGCGCCGCACGCATCCTGCAGATCATCCGCGCCGAGAGCCGGCTCGATGAGAATCCGCAGGGCTATAGCGCGCCATTGGCCGGGGCGATTAGCTTTGAGAACGTGAGCTTCGGCTACCAGGAGCCAGGCGCCACGGCCCCAGAGCCACATACCGCTGGTAGTGCGCAAGCGCTCGGCTCGCGGTTCGTGGTACTGCAGAACATCTCGTTCGAGATCCGGCCGGGCCAGACGATCGCGATCGTCGGGCAGACTGGCAGTGGGAAGAGCGCGCTGACGCAGCTGGTAAACCGCACCTACGACGCCAGCGCCGGGCGTGTGCTGATCGACGGTGTGGACGTGCGCGACTGGAGCCTGCAATCGCTGCGCTCGCAGATCGCCAAGATCGAGCAAGACGTGTTTCTGTTCTCGCGCACGATCGCCGAGAACATCGCGTTTGGCGCGCCGGCAGCCAGCCAGGAACAGATCGAGCAGGCCGCGCGCGAGGCCCAGGCCCACGACTTTATTGTGTCGTTTCCTGCGGGCTACCAGACAGTGCTGGGCGAGCGTGGCGTAACGCTCTCGGGCGGGCAGCGCCAGCGCATCGCCCTGGCCCGCGCGTTTCTGAACAACCCGCGCATCTTGATCCTGGACGACTCGACCAGCGCGATCGACAGCGCCACCGAAGACCAGATCCAGCGTGCGATCCGGCGCGCCCAGCAGGGCCGTACCACCCTGCTGATCACCCACCGGCTCGCGCAGATCCGCTGGGCCGACCATATTCTGCTGCTCGACCAGGGCCGGGTGGTGGCCAGCGGCACACACGATCAGCTGCTGCACAGCTCGGCGCACTACCGGCGGATCTTCGCTCGCTACGACGTGGCACTACCGCCGCTGGCAGAAGAAGAGCAGCCAGTCGGCAGCGTGTAG
- a CDS encoding YraN family protein: MPDLRKKLGDFGEQAALAYLLRQGYTLVARKWSCAVGELDLIMREGAALVFVEVRTRRGAAFGSAEESVGLAKRAKLGALAYTYLEALAPAEGQPWRIDVVAIDLDPTGRIAQLRHIRDAVEEG, encoded by the coding sequence ATGCCCGATCTGCGCAAAAAGCTGGGCGACTTTGGCGAGCAGGCCGCGCTGGCCTACCTGCTGCGTCAGGGCTATACGCTGGTGGCCCGCAAGTGGAGCTGCGCGGTGGGCGAGCTCGACCTGATCATGCGCGAGGGCGCCGCGCTGGTGTTTGTCGAGGTGCGCACGCGCCGCGGCGCGGCCTTCGGCTCGGCCGAGGAGTCGGTTGGGCTGGCGAAGCGCGCCAAACTCGGTGCCCTGGCCTACACCTATCTCGAAGCGCTTGCGCCGGCCGAAGGCCAGCCCTGGCGGATTGATGTGGTCGCGATTGATCTCGACCCCACCGGCCGCATCGCCCAGCTGCGGCACATCCGCGACGCCGTAGAAGAGGGCTGA
- a CDS encoding dTDP-4-dehydrorhamnose 3,5-epimerase family protein → MSATHNDQPPARAADVTIEWLRDIRYQIQPAARVPTIAGVIVKDLRVNLDGRGDVIELWSRPWIEAENLVMPAHVYQSATDYGVVKCWHLHDLHTDQFTVTRGKLQVTLVDIRPESPTFGHVNPIFLGGQRPRLIKIPPMIMHGWKALSQPEVIVVNLQSHVYDAADEFKFPWNCVLEEVWEPRNG, encoded by the coding sequence ATGAGTGCAACCCATAACGATCAGCCACCCGCGCGCGCGGCCGATGTGACAATCGAGTGGCTGCGTGATATCCGCTACCAGATCCAACCGGCAGCGCGCGTACCGACGATCGCGGGCGTGATCGTCAAAGACCTGCGGGTGAACCTTGACGGCCGCGGTGATGTGATCGAGCTGTGGAGCCGGCCGTGGATCGAGGCCGAAAACCTGGTGATGCCGGCGCACGTATACCAGAGCGCCACCGACTACGGCGTGGTCAAATGCTGGCACCTGCACGACCTGCACACCGACCAGTTTACCGTGACACGCGGCAAGCTCCAGGTGACGCTGGTAGATATTCGGCCCGAATCGCCGACCTTCGGCCATGTGAACCCGATCTTCCTGGGTGGGCAGCGGCCGCGGCTGATCAAGATCCCACCCATGATCATGCACGGCTGGAAGGCGCTCAGCCAGCCCGAGGTGATCGTCGTCAATCTGCAGTCGCATGTGTACGACGCCGCCGACGAGTTCAAATTCCCCTGGAACTGCGTGCTGGAAGAGGTGTGGGAACCGCGGAATGGGTGA
- a CDS encoding alpha-ketoacid dehydrogenase subunit beta: protein MPIITYRQALNDTLGEELARDPNVVLMGEEIGKFQGSYRITEGLQSEFGKQRVVDTPIAEEGFVGLAVGAAMLGMRPVVEIMTINFILVAIDQIVNHASKIHYMFGGQARVPLVIRAPSGGVGQLAATHSQSFENWFAYCPGLKVVAPATPYDVKGLLRAAIRDDDPVIFIESLALYDTKGEVPQDEDYTLPIGKAEVKRAGSDITVVAYSRMTVVAMQVAQNLEKEGISVEVIDLRSLRPLDRETIINSVKKTSHAVVLEEDWYSYGIGAEIAATIQEGAFDYLDAPVLRVAGVEVPLPYAAKLSQASKPGAQDLINAIYRSLEGGNRWQK from the coding sequence ATGCCAATCATCACCTACCGCCAGGCGCTCAACGACACGCTGGGCGAAGAACTGGCGCGCGACCCGAATGTTGTGCTGATGGGCGAGGAGATCGGCAAGTTCCAGGGCTCGTACCGCATCACCGAGGGCCTGCAGAGCGAGTTCGGCAAGCAGCGCGTGGTCGATACGCCGATCGCCGAAGAAGGCTTTGTGGGCCTGGCCGTCGGCGCGGCCATGCTGGGCATGCGCCCGGTGGTCGAGATCATGACGATCAACTTCATTCTGGTAGCGATCGACCAGATCGTCAATCATGCCTCGAAGATCCACTATATGTTCGGCGGCCAGGCGCGCGTGCCGCTGGTGATCCGCGCGCCCTCGGGTGGCGTGGGCCAGCTGGCCGCCACACACTCGCAGAGCTTCGAGAACTGGTTTGCCTACTGCCCTGGCCTGAAAGTGGTGGCGCCAGCCACACCATACGATGTCAAGGGCCTGCTGCGCGCGGCCATCCGCGACGACGACCCGGTGATCTTTATCGAGAGCCTGGCGCTGTACGACACCAAAGGCGAGGTGCCGCAAGACGAAGACTACACCCTGCCAATCGGCAAGGCCGAGGTCAAGCGCGCGGGCAGCGACATCACCGTGGTGGCCTACTCGCGTATGACCGTGGTAGCGATGCAGGTAGCCCAGAACCTCGAGAAAGAAGGCATCAGCGTCGAGGTGATCGACCTGCGCTCGCTGCGCCCACTCGACCGCGAGACGATTATCAACTCGGTGAAGAAGACCAGCCACGCGGTGGTGCTCGAAGAGGACTGGTACTCGTACGGCATCGGCGCCGAGATCGCTGCGACCATTCAGGAAGGTGCGTTCGACTACCTCGACGCGCCAGTGCTGCGCGTAGCCGGCGTGGAAGTGCCGCTACCCTACGCCGCCAAACTCTCGCAAGCATCCAAGCCCGGCGCCCAGGATCTGATCAACGCGATCTATCGCTCGCTCGAAGGGGGCAACCGATGGCAGAAGTAA